The following proteins come from a genomic window of Theileria equi strain WA chromosome 2 map unlocalized gcontig_1105316255037, whole genome shotgun sequence:
- a CDS encoding conserved hypothetical protein (encoded by transcript BEWA_042380A), whose product MYIIRKFCILSRTASLCFFFLTVFRRKYAYRRHREVEIDESFRKAHFTRISGTLMQHISNHAKLVIETSAKKYVSNVAYDGFFFTLLYNWRHISKKNNIVMLVELIKILSEMKRADCKNLQLFESITRFLNFILVSDSSWLDKVEDMVDKRESIVKAWRSAGNFIYVGSKRSFDQKLDDNIFANLMSSFERIKDLVRVLSVLSRLGELGFDTRPINANFSFALSCLTPHIIEKCSIRDMINILYYIGRVNNDHIGDIENLLSAIDHRLNCELAPLTLTDCDRLLQTMTCYSLKTGSKFGFSSLSLSVLINLDCLFNKVKILRHIGRNDKVYLKLSSQNNSENNVNLKSSTGKQPQNCEYCTECKKSSTNLFTDIELVQGICMDLYGSYDFVHEFLDRHKIYCRKQNDIAKPNLYKWNRIHSNIEMVSPYLGKETLPYATILEQRISQDRVQIT is encoded by the coding sequence ATGTACATCATCCGTAAGTTTTGCATACTATCCAGAACAGCTTCTCtttgtttcttcttcttgaCGGTCTTTCGTAGGAAATATGCATATCGTAGACATAGGGAGGTAGAAATAGATGAATCATTTAGGAAGGCTCACTTCACAAGGATATCTGGAACGCTCATGCAACATATCAGCAACCATGCAAAACTGGTTATAGAAACTTCGGCCAAAAAGTATGTTTCCAACGTAGCCTATGATGGCTTCTTCTTTACACTCTTGTACAATTGGAGACATATCAGCAAAAAGAATAACATAGTCATGCTGGTTGAACTAATAAAAATCTTAAGTGAAATGAAACGTGCTGATTGCAAGAATCTGCAACTATTTGAGAGCATTACAAGATTTCTAAATTTTATTCTCGTCTCTGATAGTTCTTGGcttgacaaagttgaagatatGGTCGATAAAAGAGAATCAATCGTCAAAGCTTGGAGGTCTGCTGGAAATTTCATATATGTAGGGAGTAAAAGAAGTTTTGACCAAAAGCTAGATGATAATATATTTGCGAATTTGATGTCAAGTTTTGAGAGGATCAAGGATCTTGTTCGAGTGTTATCAGTTCTTAGCCGGCTTGGAGAACTAGGGTTTGATACTCGTCCGATTAATGCTAACTTCTCATTTGCATTATCATGTTTAACACCGCACATTATCGAAAAATGTAGCATAAGGGATATGATCAACATTCTTTATTATATCGGACGTGTTAATAATGACCATATTGGAGATATAGAAAACCTTTTAAGTGCTATAGATCATAGATTAAATTGTGAATTAGCCCCTTTAACCCTTACAGATTGTGACAGGTTATTGCAAACTATGACATGCTATTCACTGAAAACTGGATCCAAGTTCGGGTTTTCATCACTTTCTCTATCAGTTTTAATAAATTTAGATTGTTTGTTTAATAAAGTGAAAATCCTTAGACACATCGGTAGAAATGATAAAGTGTATTTAAAGCTTTCATCGCAAAATAATTCGGAGAATAACGTAAATTTGAAGAGTTCCACAGGAAAACAACCACAGAATTGTGAATACTGCACAGAGTGCAAGAAAAGTTCCACCAACTTATTCACAGACATAGAATTGGTACAAGGCATATGCATGGATTTGTATGGAAGCTATGATTTCGTACACGAATTTTTGGACAGACACAAGATTTACTGCAGGAAACAGAATGACATTGCGAAGCCTAACCTTTACAAGTGGAATCGTATCCATTCCAACATTGAGATGGTTTCCCCTTACTTGGGGAAGGAGACTCTACCATATGCTACGATTTTGGAACAGAGAATATCGCAAGATAGAGTACAAATTACATAA
- a CDS encoding conserved hypothetical protein (encoded by transcript BEWA_042370A) has translation MYFNVGYVLYIVLVTPVFCRRFSFLNTSALKGQGFDRSHLPEAKLRRLGRITPCNAAKRTGVCVPEDVALFGNTVISYECLYTKDGRTQTGDEWETEMTQDALRAERVKKKKPKKVKRLGMFDDEPDSGFKKITLPPPYNTTEMLLREGTPYLTISSWIPGLNVDDIKVIVDYSGKLVNTESYTDEVVKEIPNSPQVLEYYQTSEEVPPPFEQHKYSYNSTYNDLFNRMAGPDYEFTEIAPEGKKPPLIFINVPKNTLVKQWERATFRSRRDPKERQKYSRIQRAYRPFAHIDLRTPSCVYKEGTLQLVFKLTHIPPPPDAYNVYNLPVLQDGEIKEFRTLNLGAVHGWMYNWHHFRKYDLSFDLSKMYIETENIEVPPPDFVFDMTPKQVRQFMRDADAAEKKALK, from the exons ATGTACTTTAATGTAGGATATGTCCTATATATTGTACTAGTAACGCCTGTATTTTGTAGGAGGTTCTCGTTTTTAAACACTTCTGCGCTGAAAGGCCAGGGCTTTGATAGGTCACATCTCCCCGAAGCAAAGCTGCGCCGTTTGGGACGGATTACGCCATGCAATGCGGCAAAGAGGACAGGAGTATGTGTACCTGAGGATGTTGCGCTATTTGGAAACACTGTAATATCCTACGAGTGCCTGTATACGAAGGACGGTCGCACGCAGACGGGAGATGAATGGGAGACAGAAATGACACAGGACGCACTTCGTGCTGAAAGGGtcaaaaagaagaagccAAAGAAGGTAAAGCGTTTGGGAATGTTTGATGATGAACCTGATTCCGGTTTTAAAAAGATCACACTCCCACCTCCTTATAACACAACAGAGATGCTCTTGCGTGAAGGGACTCCATACTTGACCATAAGTTCATGGATTCCTGGTTTAAATGTAGATGACATAAAGGTTATCGTCGATTATTCCGGGAAATTAGTGAATACTGAATCATACACAGATGAAGTTGTCAAGGAAATTCCAAACTCCCCTCAAGTTTTAGAATATTATCAAACATCGGAAGAAGTGCCTCCACCATTTGAACAACACAAGTATTCATACAACAGTACCTATAATGATCTTTTTAATCGCATGGCAGGTCCAGATTACGAATTTACGGAAATCGCACCCGAAGGTAAAAAGCCTCCACtcatatttataaatgttcCCAAAAACACACTTGTTAAACAATGGGAACGTGCTACATTCCGGTCCAGACGTGACCCAAAAGAAAGACAAAAATATTCGCGAATACAACGTGCATACAGACCGTTTGCACATATTGACCTGAGAACTCCTTCATGTGTCTACAAAGAGGGAACCCTGCAGTTGGTATTCAAACTCACTCATATACCACCTCCCCCTGATGCATATAATGTCTACAATCTACCTGTACTACAAG ATGGAGAAATCAAGGAATTCAGAACCCTCAACCTTGGCGCAGTTCACGGGTGGATGTACAATTGGCACCACTTTAGAAAATACGATCTCAGCTTTGATCTGTCAAAGATGTATATTGAAACGGAGAATATAGAAGTTCCCCCGCCAGATTTTGTGTTTGATATGACACCAAAACAAGTTCGCCAGTTTATGCGCGATGCTGATGCGGCAGAGAAAAAGGCTCtaaaatga